The proteins below come from a single Fusibacter sp. A1 genomic window:
- a CDS encoding TIGR03936 family radical SAM-associated protein: protein MIIRLVYTKTEYMKFLGHLDLMRFFYRSFRRLGVPLKYSEGFNPHPKLTFGGPLSVGVSSEYEVMEVELSSMIDVDDMILRFNTTAPDGMRLKDYRIIDESRSLMSGLALMTYRVVLQKVEGIDSYALDERFNQAESILLRKKNKKGHWGDKDLKPFIADVVKVKDDEVTETYQVSVHSTPSGAAKPQHIVEILLKDIEGFSVDDVDITRTGLFCETEKGYVPLVQLT from the coding sequence ATGATTATTAGACTGGTTTATACAAAAACAGAATACATGAAATTTTTAGGCCATTTGGATTTGATGAGGTTCTTCTACCGATCGTTCAGAAGGCTTGGAGTACCTCTAAAATATTCAGAGGGATTTAATCCACATCCGAAGCTTACGTTCGGAGGTCCGCTATCTGTGGGGGTCTCTAGCGAATATGAAGTGATGGAGGTGGAGCTTTCATCGATGATCGATGTGGACGATATGATCCTAAGATTCAACACGACAGCACCTGATGGCATGAGACTCAAGGATTACAGAATCATCGACGAGAGCAGGTCGCTCATGAGCGGTCTCGCCCTGATGACCTACAGGGTGGTTCTGCAAAAGGTGGAGGGTATCGACAGCTATGCGCTTGATGAACGTTTCAATCAGGCGGAATCGATACTGCTCAGAAAGAAGAACAAAAAAGGACATTGGGGTGACAAGGATCTGAAACCTTTCATCGCCGATGTTGTGAAGGTGAAGGACGATGAGGTCACTGAAACCTATCAGGTATCGGTTCATTCCACTCCTAGTGGGGCTGCGAAACCTCAGCACATCGTCGAGATACTCTTAAAGGATATCGAAGGTTTTTCGGTGGACGATGTGGATATCACTAGAACGGGTCTCTTTTGCGAGACTGAAAAAGGCTATGTGCCACTGGTTCAGTTGACTTAA
- a CDS encoding transcriptional regulator: MSHSIHPVLQRFIPFVEGIANTFGSNCEVVLHDFSNLSNSIIAISNGHVTGRNVGSPMTEYSLKVVNKGDTDSDIINYTGKSFDGKVLKSSTFFIKDDDGKTIGCYCINMDLTEFYAARKVLDEIMKIETDSKQTEEIGTNRVNDVLNEIVLKTVENAGKPIAYMSKEEKVQIVKNLNDQGAFLIKGAIDYVAMVLCVSRYTIYNYLDEIRVEK, translated from the coding sequence GTGAGTCATTCTATACACCCCGTTCTACAGCGGTTTATCCCGTTTGTAGAAGGTATCGCAAACACCTTTGGCAGCAACTGCGAAGTCGTTTTACACGACTTCAGCAACTTGTCAAACTCGATCATCGCAATTTCCAACGGACATGTTACAGGACGTAACGTGGGTAGTCCGATGACAGAGTATAGTCTGAAGGTTGTCAATAAAGGCGATACGGACAGTGACATCATCAACTATACAGGTAAGAGTTTTGACGGTAAAGTGCTGAAGTCCTCAACCTTTTTCATCAAAGACGATGATGGAAAAACAATCGGCTGCTACTGTATCAATATGGACCTGACAGAATTTTATGCGGCGAGAAAAGTACTTGACGAGATCATGAAAATTGAAACGGATTCAAAGCAGACAGAAGAAATCGGTACAAATAGAGTGAACGACGTACTCAATGAAATCGTCCTTAAAACTGTTGAAAATGCTGGGAAACCGATCGCATACATGAGCAAGGAAGAAAAAGTGCAGATTGTAAAAAATCTGAACGATCAGGGAGCCTTCCTCATCAAAGGCGCGATTGATTATGTGGCGATGGTATTATGCGTATCAAGGTATACCATTTATAATTACCTTGATGAAATCCGAGTGGAGAAATAA
- the rpmA gene encoding 50S ribosomal protein L27, giving the protein MMKFNLQFFASKKGVGSSRNGRDSAAKRLGVKRADGQFVSGGSILVRQRGTKIHPGNNVGIGGDDTLFAKIDGVVKFERKGRDKKQVSVYAEN; this is encoded by the coding sequence ATGATGAAATTCAATTTACAATTTTTCGCCTCTAAAAAAGGTGTAGGTTCTTCTAGAAATGGTCGTGACAGTGCTGCTAAACGTTTAGGCGTAAAGCGTGCTGATGGACAATTCGTAAGTGGTGGCAGCATTTTAGTTCGTCAAAGAGGGACTAAAATTCACCCTGGTAACAACGTAGGTATCGGTGGCGACGACACTTTGTTCGCTAAAATCGATGGCGTTGTTAAATTTGAGCGTAAAGGCAGAGACAAGAAACAAGTATCTGTATACGCTGAGAACTAA
- the nadD gene encoding nicotinate-nucleotide adenylyltransferase has protein sequence MKTGIMGGTFDPIHFGHLFLAEEVMHTYKLDRIVFVPSKIGPHKLNRYVTPAVTRLEMVCKATESNPAFEVSSIEIDREGISYTIDTISAFRETWKTDEFYFITGADAIVTIETWKDFTVLLENVEFVAATRPSVEVTALNRQVDRLGDLYGAKIHIMSLLNLEISSSDIRSRIREGRSIKYLVPYSVEQIIKERHLYEGPLSAN, from the coding sequence ATGAAGACAGGGATCATGGGTGGTACATTCGATCCGATTCATTTTGGGCATTTATTTCTCGCTGAAGAAGTGATGCATACCTATAAATTGGATCGAATAGTATTTGTGCCTTCAAAAATAGGACCGCACAAATTGAATCGATATGTAACACCTGCTGTCACCAGACTCGAAATGGTCTGCAAGGCGACAGAGTCCAATCCTGCATTCGAAGTCTCTTCTATTGAAATCGACAGGGAAGGTATCAGCTATACGATTGATACGATAAGCGCCTTTAGAGAGACGTGGAAGACCGATGAGTTTTATTTTATCACTGGTGCGGATGCGATTGTCACGATAGAAACTTGGAAAGACTTTACGGTACTGCTCGAAAATGTGGAGTTTGTAGCTGCGACCCGACCAAGTGTGGAGGTCACGGCTTTAAATCGACAGGTGGACAGGCTCGGCGACTTGTATGGAGCTAAGATCCATATCATGTCACTGCTCAATCTAGAAATTTCTTCATCGGATATCAGAAGCAGAATTCGAGAAGGCCGGTCCATCAAGTACTTGGTCCCTTATTCGGTGGAACAGATCATAAAGGAGCGACATCTATATGAAGGACCTTTATCAGCGAATTGA
- the yhbY gene encoding ribosome assembly RNA-binding protein YhbY: MLSGKQRSYLKGLANPLKPVLQLGKEGITPTFIKQVAETIEKRELIKISVLESCDIDIKEAANTVAGRTQSEFVQAVGRKFVIYKRNNDKPVIELPKIKKTK; the protein is encoded by the coding sequence ATGTTATCAGGTAAACAAAGAAGTTATTTAAAAGGTCTGGCTAATCCATTGAAGCCGGTATTACAGCTTGGAAAAGAAGGTATCACACCGACGTTCATCAAGCAGGTGGCAGAAACGATTGAGAAGCGTGAGTTGATCAAGATCAGCGTACTTGAATCTTGTGATATCGATATCAAAGAAGCGGCCAATACGGTAGCTGGAAGAACTCAAAGCGAATTCGTTCAAGCGGTGGGCCGTAAGTTTGTGATCTATAAGCGCAATAATGACAAACCAGTGATTGAACTTCCTAAAATTAAGAAAACGAAGTAG
- the rsfS gene encoding ribosome silencing factor — METYKELALEIAEFIDDKKGEDIIILDLRGKSSLTDFFVIATGLNDRNTAAIAHHVEDMLEKKGIEIHHKEGHRAGEWVVLDYIDIIVHIFNEEKREYYSIERIWQDAERIEPQFAKVN, encoded by the coding sequence ATGGAAACATATAAGGAACTGGCACTGGAGATCGCTGAATTTATCGATGATAAAAAAGGTGAGGACATTATTATCTTAGACCTTAGAGGGAAATCGTCATTGACTGATTTCTTTGTCATTGCGACGGGTTTGAATGATAGGAACACGGCGGCTATCGCTCACCATGTGGAAGACATGTTAGAGAAAAAAGGAATCGAGATACACCATAAAGAAGGCCATAGAGCTGGCGAATGGGTGGTTCTTGACTACATCGATATCATCGTGCATATCTTCAACGAAGAAAAAAGAGAGTACTACAGCATTGAAAGAATCTGGCAGGATGCAGAGCGCATCGAACCGCAATTCGCCAAGGTGAATTAA
- a CDS encoding RidA family protein produces the protein MSLKVIHTTGAPAAVGPYSQAIQAGNMVFVSGQIPLDPATGKRVEGGIKAETERCLLNAKAILEEAGLTFNDVAKTTCLLDSMDDFAAMNEVYASFFVDHKPARAAFEVGKLPLGVLVEIEMIAYKK, from the coding sequence ATGTCTTTAAAAGTAATTCACACAACTGGAGCACCGGCAGCGGTCGGTCCATATTCACAAGCGATCCAGGCAGGCAACATGGTCTTCGTATCCGGTCAGATTCCTTTAGACCCTGCGACTGGCAAGCGAGTGGAAGGCGGCATTAAAGCGGAGACTGAAAGATGTCTTTTAAACGCGAAGGCGATTCTTGAAGAGGCGGGGCTGACATTCAACGACGTAGCGAAAACGACATGCCTGTTGGACAGCATGGACGACTTTGCCGCGATGAATGAAGTATATGCAAGCTTCTTTGTAGATCATAAACCTGCGAGAGCGGCATTTGAGGTCGGTAAGTTGCCACTGGGCGTCTTGGTCGAAATTGAAATGATCGCTTACAAAAAATAA
- the leuS gene encoding leucine--tRNA ligase, whose amino-acid sequence MSHYDHRAIEPKWQKRWDDTQVFKAEDSSSEKEKLYLLVEFPYPSGKGLHVGHPRPYTALDVVARKRRFEGYNVLYPMGWDAFGLPTENYAIKNKIHPRVATDENISNFKKQLKSVGFSFDWSREIDTTDPAYYKWTQVIFLKFLEKGLAYKDSLAINWCPTCKIGLANEEVVSGGCERCGGEVVKREKEQWMLKITAYAEKLIKDLDLVDYISRAKIQQKNWIGRSEGAELHFHIADVDDTLEVFTTRPDTIYGATYMVIAPEHPYVQKYHDRIRNIDEVHAYQEMASKKSDFERTELVKEKTGVRLDGLEAINPVSGKRIPIWISDYVMMGYGTGAIMAVPAHDTRDYEFATKFGMEIIEVISGGEIEKEAYTGNGELINSDIINGLSVDEAKKKIIAYLEEKDLGVAKINYKLRDWVFSRQRYWGEPIPVVHCEECGMVPVPFEQLPVMLPEVESYEPTDNGESPLAAITDWVNTTCPNCNKPAKRETDTMPQWAGSSWYFLRYTDPTNTEAFASKEALEYWLPVDWYNGGMEHTTLHLLYSRFWHKFLYDCGAVPTVEPYTKRTSHGMIMGENNEKMSKSRGNVINPDEIIEEFGADTLRTYEMFIGDFEKSVSWSMNGVKGCRRFLDRVWKLQEILVDGTEYSKELNTPLHKTIKKVSEDFERMKFNTAIAAMMAFLNDVTKVGKINKAELKSFLHILNPVAPHITEEIWEQVGYEKVIHETAWPVYDEAALEESVVEIAVQINGKLRTVINMASDVSREEAEKIALSDEKIIQSTQDKKIVKVIVIPGKIVNIVVK is encoded by the coding sequence ATGAGTCATTATGATCACAGAGCCATAGAACCGAAATGGCAAAAACGTTGGGATGACACGCAGGTGTTCAAGGCGGAAGACAGCAGCAGCGAAAAAGAAAAACTTTACCTACTGGTTGAGTTCCCTTATCCTTCAGGAAAAGGCCTACACGTAGGCCACCCGAGACCCTATACCGCACTTGATGTGGTTGCGAGAAAACGCAGGTTCGAAGGCTACAACGTACTTTACCCCATGGGATGGGATGCTTTCGGTCTTCCGACGGAAAACTACGCGATAAAGAACAAGATACATCCACGTGTTGCTACGGATGAGAATATTTCAAACTTCAAGAAGCAGCTCAAGTCGGTCGGCTTTTCATTCGACTGGTCGCGTGAGATCGATACGACGGATCCCGCCTATTATAAATGGACTCAGGTGATCTTCCTTAAGTTCCTTGAGAAAGGCCTTGCCTATAAGGATTCCCTGGCGATCAACTGGTGTCCTACGTGCAAAATAGGTCTTGCCAATGAAGAAGTTGTAAGTGGCGGCTGTGAACGTTGTGGCGGAGAAGTTGTCAAGCGTGAAAAAGAACAGTGGATGCTTAAGATCACAGCCTATGCTGAAAAGCTGATCAAGGATCTAGACCTTGTAGACTATATCAGCCGTGCGAAAATCCAGCAGAAAAACTGGATCGGACGTTCAGAAGGCGCTGAGCTCCACTTCCATATCGCAGATGTGGACGATACCCTTGAAGTGTTCACAACTCGTCCCGATACGATCTACGGTGCCACATATATGGTAATCGCTCCAGAGCATCCATATGTTCAAAAGTACCACGACCGCATCAGGAATATCGACGAAGTCCATGCTTATCAGGAAATGGCCAGCAAGAAGTCGGATTTCGAGCGTACAGAGCTTGTGAAAGAGAAAACAGGTGTCAGACTGGACGGTCTTGAAGCGATCAATCCTGTAAGCGGTAAAAGAATTCCGATCTGGATATCCGATTATGTGATGATGGGTTATGGAACTGGAGCGATTATGGCCGTTCCCGCCCACGATACCCGTGACTATGAGTTCGCGACAAAGTTCGGCATGGAGATCATAGAAGTCATTTCTGGCGGAGAGATTGAAAAAGAAGCCTATACAGGAAACGGCGAGCTGATCAACTCCGATATCATCAACGGTTTAAGTGTCGATGAGGCTAAAAAGAAAATCATCGCTTATCTTGAGGAAAAAGATCTCGGTGTGGCTAAGATCAACTATAAGCTTAGGGACTGGGTATTCTCAAGACAACGCTATTGGGGCGAGCCAATACCTGTTGTCCACTGTGAGGAGTGTGGAATGGTTCCTGTTCCTTTCGAACAGCTTCCTGTCATGCTTCCTGAGGTTGAAAGTTATGAACCGACAGACAATGGAGAATCGCCGCTAGCCGCAATTACGGATTGGGTAAACACGACTTGTCCAAACTGCAATAAACCTGCGAAGCGTGAAACGGATACGATGCCTCAGTGGGCCGGTTCCTCATGGTACTTCTTAAGATACACGGACCCTACAAACACTGAAGCCTTCGCAAGTAAAGAGGCGCTTGAGTACTGGTTGCCTGTAGACTGGTATAACGGGGGTATGGAGCACACGACGCTTCACCTTCTCTATTCTAGATTCTGGCATAAGTTCCTTTATGATTGCGGCGCTGTACCGACGGTCGAACCGTATACAAAACGTACTTCACACGGCATGATCATGGGTGAGAACAATGAGAAGATGTCCAAATCACGTGGAAATGTCATCAACCCTGATGAGATTATCGAAGAGTTCGGTGCGGATACGCTAAGAACCTATGAGATGTTCATCGGCGACTTTGAAAAATCAGTATCTTGGTCCATGAACGGTGTCAAGGGTTGCAGAAGATTCCTAGACAGGGTATGGAAACTACAGGAAATACTTGTCGACGGTACTGAGTATTCAAAAGAACTGAATACGCCGCTTCATAAGACGATAAAGAAAGTCAGCGAAGATTTTGAACGAATGAAGTTCAATACTGCGATTGCGGCGATGATGGCCTTCCTCAATGACGTGACAAAAGTAGGAAAAATCAATAAGGCGGAGCTTAAGTCCTTCCTTCATATTTTAAATCCGGTCGCCCCTCATATCACTGAAGAGATCTGGGAGCAAGTCGGCTATGAAAAGGTGATTCACGAGACTGCTTGGCCTGTCTACGATGAAGCCGCACTTGAAGAGTCGGTGGTTGAGATTGCGGTGCAGATCAACGGAAAGCTGAGAACTGTAATCAATATGGCGAGTGATGTGTCTAGAGAAGAAGCCGAGAAAATCGCTCTTTCAGATGAGAAAATCATTCAGTCCACTCAAGACAAAAAGATTGTTAAAGTGATCGTAATACCTGGAAAAATTGTCAACATCGTTGTTAAATAG
- a CDS encoding ribonuclease E/G: MIDHRGCFYNYIAKLDSDGLSTFLLEKVEATSEIGNIYLGRIEKKMNHKDAYFIDIGRAQNALLQGKDLRSVLYKKDSFKPGQEILVQVYKDARASKGAKVTAAPSLSSEHLVLLTDTRDVKFSNKIRDALWCDNLQSAITSCSECNYGFLVRTGAYGQSLESLLDQMKSLEDQMDKLVAYHHRIVEERLLVRKPSAFETIRQECLDRLDETHMGDDAFDTALNDLLEHRFPLKNGCELVVDELEAFTVVDVNSKRFSGEYESAERFNYEVNLSVLDSLIKVLSLRNISGMILIDFIDMNVMGQRMLIKELKRRANGLEVDIKGFTALGILEMSRRRDTPSVLELIGTDNRIGGRIELGPEMVIDLMLRQLLQIEVLDDAIVADCSVTPEVYEAMLTHSERIRTYLDGKRIFLNILKNNGKSNGFRLLSYEHVDIVEKSDKSIDLIKFI; the protein is encoded by the coding sequence ATGATCGATCATAGAGGGTGTTTCTACAATTATATAGCAAAGCTCGATTCGGACGGACTTTCAACGTTTCTTTTAGAGAAGGTGGAAGCGACAAGCGAGATCGGGAACATCTATCTTGGTCGTATCGAGAAGAAGATGAACCACAAGGATGCCTATTTTATAGATATAGGAAGGGCTCAAAATGCCCTTTTACAAGGTAAGGACCTGCGTTCCGTTCTTTATAAAAAGGATTCGTTCAAGCCGGGGCAAGAGATACTGGTACAGGTCTACAAGGATGCGCGGGCCTCAAAAGGCGCTAAAGTCACCGCTGCTCCCTCTCTAAGTTCTGAGCATCTGGTCTTATTGACCGATACCCGGGATGTGAAGTTCTCAAATAAGATCAGGGACGCACTCTGGTGTGACAACCTGCAATCGGCTATCACATCTTGCAGTGAATGCAACTACGGATTCCTTGTCAGAACCGGAGCTTACGGCCAGTCGCTTGAATCACTGCTAGATCAGATGAAAAGTCTTGAGGATCAGATGGATAAGTTGGTGGCCTATCACCACCGTATCGTCGAGGAGAGATTGCTGGTTCGAAAACCAAGCGCCTTTGAAACAATCAGGCAAGAGTGTCTTGACCGATTGGATGAGACGCATATGGGCGATGACGCATTCGATACTGCCTTGAACGACTTGTTGGAACATAGGTTCCCGCTTAAGAACGGGTGCGAACTTGTGGTGGATGAGCTTGAGGCGTTTACGGTGGTCGATGTGAACTCCAAACGGTTTAGCGGAGAGTACGAAAGCGCTGAGCGGTTCAATTATGAGGTCAACTTATCGGTACTTGATTCCCTGATAAAGGTTCTTTCTCTTAGAAACATCTCAGGTATGATTCTAATAGACTTTATCGACATGAATGTAATGGGTCAACGTATGCTCATAAAAGAGCTGAAACGACGAGCAAACGGCCTGGAGGTCGATATCAAAGGCTTCACCGCTCTTGGAATCCTTGAGATGAGTAGAAGAAGAGATACGCCGAGTGTGCTCGAGCTGATTGGCACGGATAACCGGATCGGCGGAAGGATCGAACTAGGGCCTGAAATGGTGATCGACCTGATGCTTAGGCAGCTGCTTCAGATTGAAGTGCTGGACGATGCGATCGTCGCCGATTGCTCTGTGACCCCTGAAGTCTATGAAGCGATGCTCACCCATTCAGAACGTATCAGAACCTATCTGGATGGAAAAAGAATTTTTCTTAATATCTTAAAAAATAACGGTAAAAGCAATGGTTTTAGGCTGTTAAGTTATGAACATGTGGATATTGTGGAAAAATCGGATAAATCAATTGACTTAATTAAATTTATATGA
- the obgE gene encoding GTPase ObgE encodes MFVDSAKITVKAGNGGNGVVSFRREKYVPAGGPDGGNGGHGGHVIFKVDPSMRTLMDFRYKTKYNAANGDNGGKKNCSGRDGGDLVILVPAGTIIRDSETKLILGDLTDEDDSKIIARGGNGGRGNTEFKSSIRQGPTFAEAGFKGEEREVELELKMIADVGLIGYPNVGKSTILSVVTKARPKIGNYHFTTIKPNLGVVETIRGKSFVMADIPGLIEGASEGVGLGHDFLRHVERTRLLVHVVDISGVEGRDPIEDFEQINQELALYNSRLASRPMVVVGNKLDMVYDHERLEAFKAHITEKELKLFIVSAATQQGLDEVMKYVTEKLDEIPVEELVEVVDVEDLDERANPFEIAIRVESDVYVLEGQGIERLMYSTNFDDMSSLRRFEGYLKKRGIFKKLREMGIEEGQTVRILDFEFEFYD; translated from the coding sequence ATGTTTGTAGATAGTGCTAAGATAACCGTAAAAGCCGGTAACGGCGGTAACGGAGTCGTGTCTTTTAGAAGAGAGAAATACGTACCTGCCGGTGGACCGGACGGCGGTAACGGCGGCCATGGCGGCCACGTTATCTTCAAAGTCGACCCAAGTATGCGTACCTTGATGGATTTTAGGTATAAAACGAAATACAACGCTGCTAATGGAGACAATGGCGGCAAAAAGAACTGCAGCGGAAGAGACGGGGGTGACCTTGTCATCCTGGTGCCTGCGGGGACCATAATCAGAGATTCTGAAACAAAACTCATTTTAGGTGATTTGACAGACGAAGACGATTCAAAAATCATCGCAAGAGGTGGTAATGGAGGCCGTGGAAACACGGAGTTCAAGTCGTCTATCAGACAAGGTCCGACATTCGCAGAAGCCGGTTTCAAAGGCGAGGAGCGCGAAGTCGAGTTAGAGCTTAAGATGATTGCCGATGTAGGACTGATCGGTTACCCGAATGTCGGAAAATCGACAATTCTGTCGGTTGTCACTAAAGCGAGACCCAAAATCGGAAATTACCATTTTACAACGATCAAGCCTAACCTAGGCGTTGTTGAGACCATTCGTGGCAAATCCTTTGTCATGGCTGATATTCCTGGCCTGATAGAGGGTGCTTCAGAAGGTGTCGGTTTAGGTCATGACTTCTTGCGCCATGTTGAAAGAACAAGACTGCTTGTGCATGTCGTTGATATTTCAGGTGTTGAGGGAAGAGATCCTATCGAGGATTTTGAACAGATCAATCAGGAACTGGCTTTATACAACAGTAGATTGGCATCAAGACCGATGGTTGTTGTCGGCAATAAGCTTGATATGGTCTATGACCATGAAAGGCTTGAGGCTTTCAAAGCGCATATCACTGAAAAGGAATTGAAACTCTTTATCGTTTCAGCCGCTACGCAGCAAGGTCTTGATGAAGTCATGAAATACGTTACTGAAAAATTGGATGAGATTCCTGTGGAAGAACTTGTTGAAGTAGTCGATGTCGAAGATCTCGATGAAAGAGCGAATCCGTTTGAAATCGCCATCAGGGTGGAAAGTGATGTGTACGTGCTTGAGGGTCAAGGGATCGAACGTCTGATGTACTCGACCAATTTTGACGACATGTCAAGCTTAAGACGATTTGAAGGCTACTTGAAAAAACGTGGTATCTTCAAGAAGTTAAGAGAAATGGGCATTGAAGAAGGACAAACTGTAAGAATACTCGATTTTGAATTCGAGTTTTATGATTGA
- the rplU gene encoding 50S ribosomal protein L21 yields MYAIIETGGKQYRVQEGDVVFIEKLAVEAGETVNFDKVLVVSNDNGLSVGAPYVAGANVAASVVKNGKAKKVLMMRYKAKKDVRVKRGHRQPYTQVKIENISL; encoded by the coding sequence ATGTACGCAATTATCGAGACTGGTGGTAAACAATATCGTGTTCAAGAAGGCGATGTGGTTTTCATCGAAAAACTGGCTGTAGAAGCTGGCGAAACAGTAAACTTCGACAAAGTTCTTGTTGTTTCTAACGACAACGGATTATCTGTCGGCGCTCCATACGTAGCTGGCGCAAACGTTGCTGCTTCAGTAGTAAAGAATGGCAAAGCTAAAAAAGTATTGATGATGAGATATAAAGCGAAAAAAGATGTAAGAGTTAAACGCGGTCATCGTCAACCATACACACAAGTTAAAATCGAAAACATTTCATTATAA
- the yqeK gene encoding bis(5'-nucleosyl)-tetraphosphatase (symmetrical) YqeK, with protein MKDLYQRIETYNIAGMKPSRVEHTRRVTEMAILLAEQYGVDYHQAKLAALLHDIAKPMNKKEALDMLKAHGIGDPYLSREIHLAHGELGAIIARETFGVEDEDVLNAVRYHTYGRRGMSLLEKIIFIADYVEEGRDFEGVVEARKLAKQNLSKAVVFATEQTILFLLKHRGVIHPNALEVRNEWLENGGTFDGNI; from the coding sequence ATGAAGGACCTTTATCAGCGAATTGAGACCTATAACATCGCCGGCATGAAACCAAGCAGAGTCGAACATACTAGACGAGTGACTGAGATGGCTATTTTACTGGCCGAACAGTATGGAGTCGATTATCATCAGGCGAAGCTTGCGGCGCTGCTTCACGATATAGCAAAACCCATGAATAAAAAAGAAGCACTCGACATGCTAAAGGCCCACGGAATCGGCGATCCCTACCTAAGCAGGGAAATTCATCTGGCTCATGGCGAACTCGGAGCGATTATCGCAAGGGAGACTTTTGGTGTGGAGGATGAGGATGTGCTCAATGCCGTAAGGTACCATACCTATGGCAGACGCGGTATGTCGCTTCTTGAAAAAATCATTTTCATCGCTGACTATGTGGAAGAAGGTCGCGATTTTGAAGGTGTGGTGGAAGCACGGAAACTTGCAAAACAGAACTTGTCGAAAGCGGTTGTTTTTGCAACAGAGCAAACTATTCTATTCTTACTTAAACATCGTGGCGTCATTCATCCGAATGCCCTTGAAGTGAGGAATGAATGGCTTGAAAACGGAGGTACATTTGATGGAAACATATAA
- a CDS encoding ribosomal-processing cysteine protease Prp, with protein MTNIYLYKRETHYTGFELDGHAYFDELGYDIVCAAVSILSQTCVNALYELAGVEVVLYEDEEEGFLKCELPTDLSLEQLKQTDLLIGQMKIGLSGIADMYPAHVTVKTREV; from the coding sequence ATGACGAATATTTACTTGTATAAAAGGGAAACACACTATACAGGCTTTGAACTTGACGGTCACGCTTATTTCGATGAGTTGGGATACGACATAGTTTGTGCGGCCGTATCGATCTTGTCGCAGACTTGCGTCAACGCTCTTTACGAACTCGCAGGAGTCGAAGTGGTGTTGTATGAAGATGAAGAGGAAGGGTTCCTTAAATGCGAACTACCGACTGATTTGTCTCTAGAGCAATTAAAGCAAACTGATCTGCTCATAGGCCAAATGAAAATAGGCTTATCGGGCATTGCTGATATGTATCCCGCGCATGTTACTGTTAAAACGAGGGAGGTGTAA